From Candidatus Neomarinimicrobiota bacterium, the proteins below share one genomic window:
- a CDS encoding GNAT family protein produces MRDIFLEGEKVILTPMEEEDAEFIRIMENDPDVRYALFLYKPLTQESAEKKVREMISSPDIFMFMIMEKESGQKIGQTGLVRIDFVSRAAVFYIAIHHKASRSKGFGTEATRLMVDYAFHTLNLNRIQLHVNSENLPAIHIYKKLGFEIEGTLRQAMYHGGKYCDFYVMGKIRES; encoded by the coding sequence ATGAGAGATATTTTTCTGGAAGGTGAGAAAGTTATACTGACACCCATGGAAGAAGAAGATGCTGAATTTATCCGGATAATGGAGAATGATCCGGATGTGAGGTATGCCCTGTTTCTCTATAAACCCTTAACCCAAGAAAGTGCTGAAAAAAAAGTTCGGGAAATGATATCTTCACCTGACATTTTCATGTTTATGATCATGGAGAAAGAGTCCGGACAAAAGATTGGACAAACCGGCCTCGTCCGCATTGATTTTGTCAGCCGCGCTGCGGTGTTTTATATTGCAATTCATCATAAGGCCAGCCGTTCCAAGGGATTCGGGACAGAAGCTACGCGACTCATGGTTGACTATGCTTTTCATACCCTAAATTTGAACCGGATACAACTTCATGTAAATTCAGAAAATTTACCGGCAATCCATATATACAAAAAATTGGGCTTTGAGATAGAAGGAACCCTACGCCAGGCCATGTATCATGGCGGTAAATATTGTGACTTTTACGTAATGGGAAAAATAAGGGAGAGTTGA